A genomic segment from Marinobacter subterrani encodes:
- a CDS encoding D-sedoheptulose-7-phosphate isomerase: MTDTEHQINQWFASHMEHTAQAASTAGPAIEDAADAFVATLLRDGKIITCANGNANILAQYFCTSLLNRFEQDRPALPAINLGADATTYSAICRDNRFNDTFSRQVRAIGKPGDLLFVIVDDGHKANLIQAIQAAHDREMSVVVLSAREKSDITSLMHPEDHEIALNDLSPTEATPLLLLIINALCGLIDGKLFGG, from the coding sequence ATGACCGACACCGAACACCAGATCAACCAGTGGTTCGCAAGCCACATGGAGCACACAGCCCAGGCGGCAAGCACCGCCGGCCCCGCCATAGAGGATGCGGCTGATGCATTCGTGGCGACCCTGCTTCGGGACGGCAAAATCATCACCTGCGCCAATGGCAACGCCAACATTCTGGCCCAATACTTCTGCACTTCGCTGCTTAACCGGTTTGAGCAGGACAGGCCCGCCCTGCCCGCCATCAACCTCGGGGCGGATGCCACCACGTATTCCGCCATCTGCCGGGACAACCGGTTCAACGACACCTTCTCCCGCCAGGTCCGGGCAATCGGCAAGCCCGGCGACCTGCTTTTCGTCATCGTTGACGATGGGCACAAAGCCAACCTTATACAGGCCATTCAGGCCGCTCACGACCGCGAGATGAGTGTTGTGGTGCTCAGCGCAAGGGAAAAATCGGATATCACCTCACTCATGCATCCGGAAGACCATGAGATCGCACTCAATGACCTGAGCCCTACAGAGGCGACCCCGCTGTTACTTCTTATTATTAACGCCCTGTGCGGGCTGATTGATGGCAAGCTTTTCGGGGGATGA
- a CDS encoding ClpXP protease specificity-enhancing factor, which produces MTSSRPYLVRAFNEWILDNDCTPYIVVDAGVQGVQVPTEHVANGQIVLNISSGAVRGLVIGNGALEFSARFGGVPMQVFIPLQAVMAIYAKENGEGMVFGSEPGSPDPDGAGRERDGGQSASGQEERPSGRPTLKVVK; this is translated from the coding sequence ATGACGTCCAGCCGTCCTTACCTGGTGCGTGCGTTCAATGAGTGGATTCTGGACAACGACTGCACGCCCTACATTGTGGTGGATGCCGGCGTTCAGGGTGTGCAGGTGCCCACCGAGCATGTGGCGAACGGGCAGATTGTTCTGAATATCAGCTCTGGTGCGGTCCGTGGCCTGGTTATTGGTAATGGTGCGCTCGAGTTCAGTGCCCGCTTCGGCGGTGTGCCCATGCAGGTGTTCATCCCTCTGCAGGCGGTGATGGCTATTTATGCCAAGGAAAACGGCGAGGGCATGGTCTTCGGGAGTGAGCCTGGCTCGCCGGACCCTGATGGCGCTGGTCGTGAGCGCGACGGAGGGCAGTCTGCCTCCGGACAGGAGGAGCGGCCGTCAGGAAGGCCGACGCTCAAAGTCGTCAAGTAA
- a CDS encoding YraN family protein — MDGTKTLGNHFEGVAARYLASQGVQILERNVYNRGGEIDLIGREGETLVFFEVRYRGPGSLVDPASSINYPKQKRLIKAVSFYLHRHGLWNSVSRIDVVAISPGTVKKYRVQWIRNAILAG, encoded by the coding sequence ATGGATGGCACGAAAACCCTGGGAAATCACTTCGAAGGTGTTGCTGCCCGCTACCTTGCCAGCCAGGGCGTGCAGATCCTTGAGCGCAACGTCTACAACCGCGGCGGTGAGATCGACCTCATTGGCCGTGAGGGCGAGACTCTGGTGTTCTTCGAAGTCCGTTACCGGGGTCCCGGCAGCCTGGTTGATCCCGCAAGCTCCATCAATTACCCGAAACAGAAACGACTGATAAAAGCGGTTTCGTTTTATCTGCATCGGCATGGCCTCTGGAACTCAGTTTCACGGATTGATGTGGTTGCCATCAGCCCGGGTACCGTCAAAAAATACCGGGTACAATGGATCCGGAATGCAATTCTGGCAGGATAG